The Brachyspira aalborgi genome has a segment encoding these proteins:
- a CDS encoding MarR family winged helix-turn-helix transcriptional regulator produces the protein MKNEEIKKYIETLYNLFYASNRFYYKFAKQYGISGIALFTLDIIYNSKECIQNNLAEKLALPKQTVCSILDNFEKKGYVKREINPKDKRNRLISLTKKGIEFAKPIIEGLENLDINMLKCLSDEDIKNYVNYQKELIRFMENYIKN, from the coding sequence ATGAAAAATGAAGAAATCAAAAAATATATAGAAACTTTGTATAATCTTTTTTATGCATCAAATAGATTTTATTATAAATTCGCAAAACAATACGGCATAAGCGGTATTGCTTTATTTACTTTGGATATAATTTATAATAGTAAAGAATGCATACAAAATAATTTGGCTGAAAAACTTGCTTTGCCAAAACAAACCGTATGCTCGATACTTGATAATTTTGAAAAAAAAGGTTATGTAAAAAGAGAAATTAATCCGAAAGACAAAAGAAACAGACTTATAAGTTTAACTAAAAAAGGAATTGAATTTGCAAAACCAATTATAGAAGGATTAGAAAATTTGGATATAAATATGTTAAAATGCTTATCTGACGAAGATATTAAGAATTATGTAAATTATCAAAAAGAACTTATAAGATTTATGGAAAATTATATTAAGAATTAG
- a CDS encoding MATE family efflux transporter — MKQVKQTRTVEEMQKSFFKYIIPAMIGTLLGGLYTVVDGYFVGNTLGDKGLAAINIIYPIGSILFAIGSMIGMGGSVIMSIHLGAGEIEKSNQAKVNTFLNLIIASVLLTTILFILKNPIIHLLGARGEIFKEANSYITVIILGGCFQIISMGCMPIIRNQGKTIHAMAFVSSGLITNIILDYLFMMVFNLGMFGAALATIIAEGIVAICGIYYLFIRKKSRTKISLKQFNLKMSRKTLFIGLSPFGMIMSPSLIVILNNLQCLKYGGEIAVSAYSVANYIYNSTLLFFEGIAEGCQPMISFFKGAGEYKLMKRVFKKGIIASLILSALFISAVLIFKNNFGFIFGASEEANNIISFALPIIAFTFLMQSIVRLGTSYFYSSGNGVYSTLLTYIEPLCIGPLCILILPIFFKLNGVWFAIPTVQIILLILFLLLFFKTNNDKILNKAIYKNI, encoded by the coding sequence ATGAAACAAGTAAAACAAACAAGAACGGTTGAAGAGATGCAAAAATCATTCTTCAAGTATATCATTCCCGCTATGATAGGAACTCTTTTAGGCGGACTTTACACGGTCGTTGACGGATATTTCGTTGGCAATACTTTAGGAGATAAGGGACTTGCGGCTATTAATATAATTTACCCAATAGGAAGCATATTATTCGCTATAGGTTCTATGATTGGTATGGGAGGCTCGGTTATAATGTCTATTCATCTTGGAGCGGGAGAGATAGAAAAATCAAATCAAGCTAAAGTAAATACTTTCTTAAATTTGATTATAGCAAGCGTTTTATTAACGACAATATTATTTATATTGAAAAATCCAATAATACATTTGCTTGGAGCGAGAGGAGAAATATTTAAAGAAGCAAACTCTTATATAACCGTAATTATTTTAGGCGGATGCTTTCAAATAATATCAATGGGATGCATGCCAATAATAAGAAATCAAGGTAAAACAATTCATGCTATGGCTTTTGTAAGCTCTGGACTTATAACGAATATAATATTAGATTATTTATTTATGATGGTTTTTAATTTGGGAATGTTCGGAGCGGCTCTAGCCACGATAATAGCCGAAGGAATAGTTGCAATTTGCGGAATATATTATCTCTTTATAAGAAAGAAAAGCAGAACGAAAATTAGCTTGAAACAGTTTAATCTAAAAATGAGCAGGAAAACTTTATTTATAGGATTATCGCCTTTCGGTATGATAATGTCGCCTTCTCTTATAGTTATACTAAATAATTTGCAATGTTTAAAATACGGAGGAGAGATTGCAGTATCCGCATATTCGGTTGCAAATTATATATATAATTCGACTTTGCTCTTCTTTGAAGGAATAGCGGAAGGCTGTCAGCCAATGATTAGTTTTTTTAAAGGAGCTGGAGAATACAAATTAATGAAAAGAGTTTTTAAGAAGGGAATTATTGCCTCTTTGATTTTAAGCGCTTTATTTATTTCGGCGGTTTTAATTTTTAAAAATAATTTTGGTTTTATTTTCGGAGCGTCAGAGGAAGCGAATAATATAATATCGTTCGCATTGCCAATAATAGCGTTTACATTTTTGATGCAGTCGATAGTTAGATTAGGAACTTCTTATTTTTATTCTTCGGGAAACGGAGTTTATTCTACGCTTTTGACTTATATCGAACCTTTATGTATAGGTCCTTTATGCATATTGATTTTGCCTATATTCTTCAAATTAAATGGAGTATGGTTTGCAATTCCAACCGTCCAAATTATATTATTGATTTTATTTTTATTATTATTCTTTAAAACGAATAACGATAAAATTTTAAATAAAGCGATTTATAAAAATATTTAA
- the yedF gene encoding sulfurtransferase-like selenium metabolism protein YedF: MKTIDAKGIPCPKPLILTKTALMNANIGDEIEVLIDDEVAFHNITDFLKNNGITYTNEGMNFKIKKNKDLSSNENSEKSSGPIIAVADKKFMGHGNEELGELLLKACLGALKDANPKPEALYCYNSGVFLGVEEPYKTLLQELRDAGIKVFFCGTCVKFYELNDIKVEEQTNMLGIIEAMANASAVIRI, from the coding sequence ATGAAAACTATAGACGCTAAAGGAATTCCATGTCCTAAACCTTTAATTTTAACTAAAACCGCATTAATGAATGCAAATATTGGAGACGAGATAGAAGTTCTTATAGACGATGAAGTCGCGTTTCATAATATAACGGATTTTCTTAAAAATAACGGAATAACTTATACAAATGAAGGAATGAATTTCAAAATTAAAAAGAATAAAGATTTATCTTCAAATGAAAACTCTGAAAAATCTTCAGGACCAATAATTGCCGTAGCTGATAAAAAATTTATGGGACATGGAAATGAAGAATTGGGCGAATTATTATTAAAAGCATGTTTAGGAGCTTTGAAAGACGCTAATCCGAAGCCCGAAGCTTTATATTGTTATAATAGCGGAGTTTTTTTGGGAGTCGAAGAGCCTTATAAAACTTTACTTCAAGAATTGAGAGATGCGGGAATAAAAGTGTTTTTCTGCGGAACTTGCGTAAAATTCTACGAACTTAACGATATAAAAGTTGAAGAGCAAACGAATATGCTTGGAATAATAGAAGCTATGGCTAACGCTTCCGCCGTTATAAGAATATAA
- a CDS encoding aminotransferase class V-fold PLP-dependent enzyme: protein MKKKNYYFDNSTTSFPKPKEVAEEMSNFIMNIGGTYGRVNTERGKETTKKIEECRESLANILGVKNISNVIFTSGATRSINDILIGLDLHDTKVLISSLEHNAVLRPIYKLSKNKNVEYQLIPSIKNNSENGLIDIDKLSNIIKKDKNKISLIIVNMESNISGVIQPIKKIKETIGNIPLLVDATQSIGIKKIEAEKWNIDFLAFTGHKGLLGPTGTGGFYVKNSKKLKPAYFGGGFGDYYETPYSIPEIYESGTPNTVGIIGLLAALKNKPDWKINIDDLIETIKEIESMNKYKVIWSKNKKYQGFLFSITLKNNDINMANLTYKLYNDYNIECRYGFHCSFLSHNFYGNKEGAIRFSFSPYTKKEDLKYLINILGKKLW from the coding sequence ATGAAAAAGAAAAATTATTATTTCGATAATTCAACTACAAGTTTTCCTAAACCTAAAGAAGTAGCCGAAGAGATGTCTAATTTTATTATGAATATCGGAGGAACTTACGGAAGAGTTAATACAGAAAGAGGAAAGGAAACTACAAAAAAAATTGAAGAATGCCGAGAATCGCTTGCAAATATTTTAGGAGTAAAAAATATCTCAAATGTTATATTTACTTCGGGAGCGACAAGGTCTATAAACGATATATTAATAGGACTTGATTTGCATGACACAAAAGTTTTAATTTCTTCTTTGGAGCATAATGCGGTTTTAAGACCGATTTATAAATTAAGCAAAAATAAAAATGTCGAATATCAATTAATTCCTTCAATTAAAAATAATAGCGAAAACGGATTAATAGATATTGATAAACTTTCTAATATAATAAAAAAAGATAAAAATAAAATATCGTTGATTATAGTAAATATGGAAAGTAATATAAGCGGAGTAATTCAGCCGATAAAAAAAATTAAAGAAACTATAGGCAATATTCCTTTGCTTGTCGATGCGACTCAATCAATCGGAATAAAAAAAATTGAAGCGGAAAAATGGAATATAGATTTTTTAGCTTTTACGGGACATAAAGGATTACTCGGTCCTACAGGAACGGGCGGTTTTTATGTAAAAAATAGCAAAAAATTAAAACCAGCTTATTTTGGCGGAGGATTTGGCGACTATTATGAAACTCCTTATAGCATCCCCGAAATATACGAATCAGGCACGCCAAATACTGTCGGAATAATTGGACTTTTAGCGGCTTTAAAAAATAAGCCCGATTGGAAAATAAATATAGACGATTTAATCGAAACTATAAAAGAAATAGAAAGTATGAATAAATATAAAGTTATATGGTCCAAAAATAAAAAATATCAAGGATTTTTATTTTCTATAACATTAAAAAATAACGATATAAATATGGCTAATTTAACTTATAAGCTATATAATGATTATAATATAGAATGCAGATACGGATTTCATTGCTCTTTTTTATCTCATAATTTTTACGGAAATAAAGAAGGCGCTATAAGATTTTCGTTTTCTCCATACACTAAAAAAGAAGATTTAAAATATTTAATAAATATATTAGGGAAGAAATTATGGTAA
- a CDS encoding putative Se/S carrier-like protein — translation MVKSFCYLQTPRDLIKAEKILMDAGIEVVVRPAPEPVFGVCNMAIDIEDNDKVYIVSLLEAAGLMVKVKDIQ, via the coding sequence ATGGTAAAAAGTTTTTGTTATTTACAAACGCCGAGAGATTTAATTAAAGCTGAAAAAATTTTAATGGATGCGGGAATAGAAGTCGTTGTTCGTCCAGCGCCAGAGCCTGTATTTGGAGTATGCAATATGGCTATCGATATTGAAGATAACGATAAAGTATATATTGTGTCTTTATTAGAAGCGGCGGGTTTAATGGTTAAAGTTAAAGATATTCAATAA
- a CDS encoding TIGR03960 family B12-binding radical SAM protein, which produces MKDNLKNEILELVKSADIVKPARYLGGEINAIIKPNADFKFIMSFADLYEVAISNLGLSILYEVINSIEYASCERVYAVAYDFEKLLKEKNIPLYTLETFSKVKDADVLGFTLQYELIYTNILQILELSQIPIFREERGEDFPIIVAGGPSVYNPFPLSNFIDIFLMGEFDFEIKNFVDIIYNLKKNKAKKDDILKELSKLEYAYIPKYPKNSVKRIFVENINDMPYVKKPLVPILEGIQNRISVEIARGCSHSCRFCLAGITYRPVRNRKVEKIIEIAMESLEATGFGTLNLFSLSADDYPNIFDLIDYLQTLGEHKGFSLSLPSLRIDSFDKETANRIAQFKKTGLTFALEVGSHELRERINKSMDEDAIFNILSDIQTIGWKTVKIYFMIGFTENPDKEADEIIETLEKMIKASKNKVKINAAINVFVPKPHTPLENLNQLTDEEAIICIDKVKNRFRGTKVSVKYHPPRMAEIEGIISRGDEIVGDIIYEAYKNGARFDSWVEYFKYDIWKKVIEDKGLTIKELISKKKETPWKCVDTLISQKFFDREYERFQNGKFTEYCFTGNCQNCGIDYKTYCHKYKKEILNKNFEEMKEELKTLKKRDIFSVNYKIFAKFKKEGISSLLGMHDLSRIMISAFKIAGAKISLSKGFHPLEKVSFTPPTPFACESEAEFMEVSLIENIDIDLIKNKINNLLAHIGINILKIEFIPINLKKINTLPKNILYEIETNNDKEAFDLLKNKEELKESEERRGDYLIIMSSNKILITLLDGNEKLIRVRDIKNYLLKNNIVIKKIKKLDLVEINEFVQI; this is translated from the coding sequence ATGAAAGATAATTTAAAAAATGAAATATTGGAACTTGTAAAAAGCGCCGATATTGTAAAGCCAGCGAGATATTTAGGCGGAGAGATAAACGCTATAATAAAGCCGAATGCTGATTTTAAATTTATAATGTCTTTTGCAGATTTGTATGAAGTGGCGATAAGCAATTTAGGACTTTCTATACTTTACGAAGTTATTAATTCAATAGAATACGCGTCCTGCGAGAGAGTTTACGCTGTAGCTTACGATTTTGAAAAATTATTAAAAGAAAAAAATATTCCTCTATATACTTTAGAAACTTTTAGCAAGGTGAAAGACGCCGATGTTTTGGGTTTTACTCTTCAATACGAATTAATTTATACGAATATATTGCAAATTTTAGAATTAAGTCAAATTCCAATTTTCAGAGAAGAGAGAGGAGAAGATTTTCCAATTATAGTGGCTGGAGGTCCGAGCGTTTACAATCCTTTTCCGCTTTCAAATTTTATAGATATTTTTTTAATGGGAGAGTTCGATTTTGAAATAAAAAATTTTGTCGATATAATTTATAATCTTAAAAAAAATAAAGCAAAAAAAGACGATATATTAAAAGAATTATCAAAATTAGAATACGCTTATATTCCGAAATACCCTAAAAATTCCGTGAAAAGAATTTTTGTTGAAAATATTAACGACATGCCTTATGTCAAAAAACCTTTAGTGCCGATTTTGGAAGGAATACAAAATAGAATTTCAGTCGAGATAGCGAGAGGTTGCTCCCATAGTTGCAGATTCTGTTTAGCGGGAATCACTTATCGTCCTGTTAGAAATAGAAAAGTTGAAAAAATAATTGAAATAGCTATGGAATCTTTGGAAGCTACAGGTTTTGGAACTTTGAATTTATTTTCGCTTTCGGCGGACGATTATCCGAATATATTTGATTTGATTGATTATCTTCAAACTTTGGGAGAGCATAAGGGATTTTCTTTGTCTTTGCCATCTTTGAGAATAGATTCTTTCGATAAAGAAACCGCTAACAGAATCGCTCAATTCAAAAAAACGGGCTTAACTTTTGCGCTTGAAGTTGGAAGTCATGAATTGAGAGAGAGAATTAATAAATCGATGGACGAAGATGCAATATTTAATATTCTTTCAGACATTCAAACTATTGGATGGAAAACGGTAAAAATTTATTTTATGATTGGCTTTACCGAAAATCCCGACAAGGAAGCGGATGAAATTATAGAAACTTTGGAGAAAATGATAAAGGCGTCAAAAAATAAAGTAAAAATAAACGCCGCAATAAATGTTTTTGTTCCAAAGCCTCATACTCCGCTTGAAAATTTAAATCAACTTACGGACGAAGAAGCGATTATTTGCATAGATAAAGTAAAAAATAGATTTAGAGGAACAAAAGTTTCTGTCAAATATCATCCTCCAAGAATGGCGGAAATTGAAGGAATAATATCTAGAGGAGACGAAATTGTCGGAGATATAATTTACGAAGCTTATAAAAACGGAGCGAGATTCGATTCTTGGGTAGAATATTTTAAATACGATATTTGGAAAAAAGTCATCGAAGATAAAGGACTTACGATAAAAGAATTAATTTCAAAAAAGAAAGAAACTCCATGGAAATGCGTGGACACTCTTATAAGTCAAAAATTTTTTGATAGAGAATATGAGAGATTTCAAAATGGGAAATTTACCGAATATTGTTTTACGGGAAATTGTCAGAACTGCGGAATTGATTATAAAACTTACTGCCATAAATATAAAAAAGAAATATTAAATAAAAATTTTGAAGAAATGAAAGAAGAATTGAAAACTTTAAAAAAGAGAGATATTTTTTCCGTTAATTATAAAATATTTGCGAAATTCAAAAAAGAAGGAATTTCGTCTTTACTCGGAATGCATGATTTATCGCGTATTATGATTTCAGCGTTTAAAATAGCGGGAGCGAAAATATCTTTAAGCAAAGGTTTTCATCCGCTTGAAAAAGTTTCGTTTACGCCGCCGACTCCTTTTGCCTGCGAAAGCGAAGCGGAATTTATGGAAGTTAGTTTAATCGAAAATATTGATATCGATTTGATTAAAAATAAAATAAATAATTTGCTCGCTCATATTGGAATAAATATTTTAAAAATAGAGTTTATTCCGATTAATCTAAAAAAAATTAATACTTTGCCAAAAAATATTTTATACGAAATTGAAACTAATAACGATAAAGAGGCTTTTGATTTGCTTAAAAATAAAGAAGAATTAAAAGAAAGCGAAGAGAGAAGAGGAGATTATTTAATTATAATGTCCTCAAATAAAATATTGATTACTTTGCTTGACGGAAACGAAAAATTGATTCGAGTTAGAGATATAAAAAATTATCTTCTTAAAAATAATATTGTTATAAAAAAAATAAAAAAATTGGATTTGGTTGAAATTAATGAATTTGTTCAGATATAA
- a CDS encoding thioredoxin family protein, with product MKNKNIIIFIISLLTFISCKNSYAEIKWEKDLATAIKKAKSKNLPIMIDIYTDWCSWCKELDKNTYANEKVIETAKKIVSVKLNPETSEEGEEIAKKYGVKGYPTILFINADGFVLENVGGYVEGEKFVPYMKNAIEKLSKINALLSSKEPSLEKLDLYMESGNEEEATKLFNNLLSKKSIPEESMPKYLLGFGLIKAQKKDYEKANIYFDKIIKEYPKSEEIYISHYYKAVIMVLAGEKDKPKKYLEKLLNDSKIPKDMKSQYETLLSYINEY from the coding sequence ATGAAAAATAAAAACATAATTATTTTTATAATAAGTTTATTGACTTTTATATCATGCAAAAATTCTTACGCTGAAATAAAATGGGAAAAAGATTTGGCAACCGCAATTAAAAAAGCTAAAAGTAAAAATCTACCGATTATGATAGACATATATACCGATTGGTGCAGTTGGTGTAAAGAATTAGATAAAAATACTTACGCAAACGAAAAAGTAATTGAAACGGCTAAAAAAATAGTGTCGGTAAAATTGAATCCCGAAACTTCAGAAGAAGGAGAAGAGATTGCAAAAAAATACGGAGTTAAAGGTTATCCTACTATTCTTTTTATTAACGCTGACGGATTCGTTTTAGAAAATGTCGGAGGATATGTGGAAGGAGAAAAATTTGTTCCTTATATGAAAAATGCGATTGAAAAATTAAGCAAAATTAACGCTCTATTATCAAGCAAAGAGCCGAGTTTAGAAAAATTAGATTTATATATGGAATCGGGAAACGAGGAAGAAGCGACTAAATTATTTAATAATTTATTAAGCAAAAAATCGATTCCTGAAGAATCTATGCCTAAATATTTGCTTGGTTTTGGTTTAATAAAAGCTCAAAAAAAAGATTACGAAAAAGCGAATATATATTTCGACAAAATAATAAAAGAATATCCTAAATCGGAAGAAATTTATATATCGCATTATTATAAAGCGGTTATTATGGTGCTTGCGGGAGAAAAAGATAAGCCTAAAAAATATTTGGAAAAATTGCTTAATGACTCAAAAATTCCAAAAGATATGAAATCGCAATACGAAACTTTATTATCTTATATAAATGAATATTAA
- a CDS encoding AAA family ATPase → MNNIIITISRQYGSGGRFIGERVAKKLNIGFYDKEFIDIVVEKTGISRATIESKDEKFTNDNIFFNAFNKKHFLSPFNNAMTYSTLDKIFDIQSDIIKDIANKGSCVIIGRCASFILKDSHKCFNVFIHAPIKKRIERITNQYGIKIENAETQLKNTDLYRYNYCKYYTGEEWGNMVNYNLTIDSGYYDDEQISNIMIKSIEEIKD, encoded by the coding sequence ATGAACAATATTATAATAACGATAAGCAGACAATACGGAAGCGGCGGCAGATTTATAGGAGAGAGAGTCGCAAAAAAATTAAATATAGGATTTTACGATAAAGAATTTATAGATATTGTAGTTGAAAAAACGGGAATAAGCAGAGCGACTATAGAATCAAAAGACGAAAAATTTACAAACGATAATATATTTTTCAACGCTTTTAATAAGAAACATTTTTTAAGTCCTTTTAATAACGCTATGACTTATTCTACTTTAGACAAAATATTTGATATTCAAAGCGATATAATAAAAGATATAGCAAATAAAGGTTCATGCGTGATTATAGGAAGATGCGCAAGTTTTATATTAAAAGATTCGCATAAATGTTTTAATGTTTTTATTCATGCGCCGATTAAAAAAAGAATAGAGAGAATAACAAATCAATATGGAATAAAAATAGAAAACGCCGAAACTCAATTAAAAAATACCGATTTATATAGATATAATTATTGTAAATATTATACGGGAGAGGAATGGGGAAATATGGTTAATTATAATTTAACTATAGACAGCGGATATTATGACGATGAACAAATTAGCAATATAATGATAAAATCTATTGAAGAGATTAAAGATTAA
- a CDS encoding DUF2262 domain-containing protein — MKKLVKDLNDFRESDYFSYESKCRLWKNRHISLIIDFGEDANKSRMLKKYKSKINKILNWIDSNKKTISDFLISHQCITLAEEWISKNNEEIEENCYKNDIGDIINIPITDEDFYNAMYLDSVLIDFEEDESKPDTTMHILFEPDYFKSHSLIVYLDGDENIEYGDIAG, encoded by the coding sequence ATGAAGAAACTTGTAAAAGATTTAAATGATTTTAGAGAAAGCGATTATTTTTCTTACGAAAGCAAATGCAGATTATGGAAAAATAGACATATATCTTTAATTATAGATTTCGGAGAGGATGCGAATAAATCAAGAATGTTAAAAAAATATAAAAGCAAAATTAACAAAATATTAAATTGGATTGATTCTAATAAAAAAACTATATCCGATTTTTTAATTTCGCATCAATGCATAACTTTAGCGGAAGAATGGATTTCTAAAAATAACGAAGAGATTGAAGAAAATTGTTATAAAAACGATATTGGCGATATAATAAATATTCCAATAACTGACGAAGATTTTTATAACGCTATGTATTTAGACAGCGTTTTAATAGATTTTGAAGAAGATGAAAGCAAACCCGACACGACAATGCATATATTATTCGAACCCGATTATTTTAAGAGTCATTCTTTAATCGTTTATTTAGACGGAGATGAAAATATAGAATACGGAGATATTGCAGGATAA
- the ychF gene encoding redox-regulated ATPase YchF, protein MALSIGIVGLPNVGKSTLFNALTNAHAEAANYPFCTIDKNEATAIIYDERVDKLANLFKSKKKVYNAVNFVDIAGLVKGASKGEGLGNKFLSHIREVNAVLQVVRVFEDGNITHIGEVNPLRDLDIILTELILADIETINMRIERQKKALKGGKAKVIEEELELLNKLLPELNNSNPIFGLNLSDTEKEIIKPLFLLTSKSMMIGANLSENELSNPEKNPNYAILQKYSKEKNIELIPFSAKIEADLQDLDEEERLSYLEDFGVKESGVSRLSKAGHKLLKLITFLTSGEDETRAWTVREGAFAPEAAGVIHSDFERGFISAEVINCDKLLELGSFVKAKEAGAIRLEGKQYIMQEGDVVTFRFNV, encoded by the coding sequence ATGGCTTTATCTATAGGAATTGTCGGACTTCCAAATGTTGGAAAATCAACGCTTTTTAACGCTCTTACAAACGCTCATGCAGAAGCGGCTAATTATCCGTTTTGCACTATAGATAAAAACGAAGCTACGGCAATAATTTACGATGAAAGAGTAGACAAACTTGCAAATCTTTTTAAGTCGAAAAAGAAAGTTTATAATGCCGTTAATTTTGTAGATATTGCAGGATTAGTAAAAGGAGCTTCAAAAGGCGAAGGACTTGGAAATAAATTTTTATCTCATATAAGAGAGGTTAACGCGGTTTTGCAAGTAGTTAGAGTTTTTGAAGACGGAAATATTACGCATATTGGAGAGGTTAATCCTTTAAGAGATTTAGATATTATATTAACCGAATTAATTCTTGCCGATATCGAAACGATTAATATGAGAATTGAAAGACAAAAAAAAGCTTTGAAAGGCGGAAAAGCAAAAGTTATAGAAGAAGAACTTGAGCTTTTAAATAAATTACTTCCCGAATTAAATAATTCAAATCCTATATTTGGATTAAATTTAAGCGATACGGAAAAAGAAATTATTAAACCTTTATTTTTACTCACTTCAAAAAGTATGATGATTGGAGCGAATCTTTCAGAAAACGAACTTTCAAATCCCGAAAAAAATCCTAATTACGCTATATTGCAAAAATATTCTAAAGAAAAAAATATTGAATTAATTCCGTTTAGCGCAAAGATAGAAGCGGATTTACAAGATTTGGACGAAGAAGAGAGATTAAGTTATTTAGAAGATTTTGGAGTAAAAGAATCGGGAGTTTCAAGATTATCGAAAGCTGGACATAAACTCTTAAAATTAATCACTTTCTTAACATCGGGCGAGGATGAAACGAGAGCTTGGACTGTTAGAGAAGGAGCTTTTGCGCCCGAAGCGGCTGGAGTTATTCATAGCGATTTTGAAAGAGGTTTTATAAGCGCCGAAGTTATAAATTGCGACAAATTGCTTGAGCTTGGAAGTTTCGTTAAAGCAAAAGAGGCTGGAGCGATAAGACTCGAAGGAAAACAATATATTATGCAAGAAGGCGATGTTGTCACTTTTAGGTTTAATGTTTGA
- a CDS encoding ATP-binding cassette domain-containing protein, giving the protein MADIVFRAKNISKSFFGIPVLKNINLDMNKGEVHAILGENGAGKSTLIKIIGGIYECDSGELFLEGKRVIFNKAADAINNGIITIHQELNMCAHLTVMENLFLAREYRKNLLFFILFIYIINLNLKLILNKKLLRKKYGFIYRNCRTSKCWKINAF; this is encoded by the coding sequence ATGGCTGATATAGTTTTTAGAGCTAAAAATATTTCAAAATCTTTTTTCGGAATTCCCGTTTTGAAAAATATTAATCTTGATATGAATAAAGGCGAAGTTCATGCAATTTTGGGAGAAAACGGAGCGGGAAAATCTACTCTTATAAAAATTATAGGAGGAATATACGAATGCGATAGCGGAGAATTATTTTTAGAAGGCAAAAGAGTTATTTTTAATAAAGCCGCAGACGCTATAAATAACGGCATTATTACAATACATCAAGAATTAAATATGTGCGCTCATTTAACCGTAATGGAAAATCTTTTTCTTGCAAGAGAATATAGAAAAAATTTATTGTTTTTTATTTTATTTATCTATATAATTAATCTTAATTTAAAATTAATTCTAAATAAAAAACTTTTAAGGAAAAAATATGGCTTTATCTATAGGAATTGTCGGACTTCCAAATGTTGGAAAATCAACGCTTTTTAA
- the thiD gene encoding bifunctional hydroxymethylpyrimidine kinase/phosphomethylpyrimidine kinase, giving the protein MKTSLSIAGSDCSGGAGIQADIKTMTMNGVYAMTAITALTAQNTTGVKDILEISPDFLKRQIDMIFTDIYPDAVKIGMVSNSELIEVIAERLNFYKAKNIVVDPVMAATSGSKLIESDAVITLKESLIPMATIITPNIPEAEILSGIKIACKEDMILSAKSIGEKYGCPILLKGGHNLNDANDLLYSNGELKWFYGRRIDTPNTHGTGCSLSSAIASNLAKGYDIENAIKKAKDYISGALESMLNLGKGRGPINHSFNLNTEFSK; this is encoded by the coding sequence ATGAAAACTTCATTATCGATAGCGGGAAGCGACTGCAGCGGAGGAGCGGGAATTCAAGCGGACATAAAAACTATGACTATGAACGGAGTCTACGCTATGACGGCGATTACGGCTCTTACCGCTCAAAACACAACGGGAGTGAAAGACATATTGGAAATTAGCCCCGATTTTCTAAAAAGGCAAATTGATATGATTTTTACCGATATTTATCCAGATGCCGTAAAAATTGGGATGGTTTCAAATTCCGAGCTTATCGAGGTTATAGCGGAAAGACTTAACTTTTATAAGGCTAAAAATATTGTCGTCGACCCAGTTATGGCGGCGACTTCAGGCTCTAAATTAATAGAATCTGACGCCGTGATTACTCTTAAAGAATCGCTCATTCCGATGGCGACTATTATAACTCCGAATATTCCAGAAGCGGAAATTCTTTCGGGAATTAAAATCGCATGCAAGGAAGATATGATTCTATCGGCAAAGTCAATCGGAGAAAAATACGGATGTCCCATTTTGCTTAAAGGCGGACATAATTTAAACGACGCGAACGATTTATTATATTCAAACGGAGAATTAAAATGGTTTTACGGTAGACGAATCGACACCCCAAACACGCATGGAACGGGTTGCTCTCTTTCAAGCGCCATAGCTTCCAATTTGGCAAAAGGCTACGATATTGAAAATGCGATAAAAAAAGCTAAAGATTATATCTCGGGAGCTTTAGAATCTATGCTAAATTTAGGAAAAGGCAGAGGACCTATAAATCATTCTTTTAATTTAAATACGGAATTTTCAAAATAA